The segment CTAACGTCAAGAAGTCCTGCTGCAACTTAGGATAATATTGCCTAACAACTGAAGATGGAATTTACCCCAAAGGATGCATATTAGAGACAAatcaaattactgaaaaaagtCAGCTGTGATTCTTCACATAATTAGTTGTCTATTGCccacagagagaaaattaaacCCATCATTTTTCCAGATTATGACATGGTTCTATTTGCAGTTTTCCAGAAAAGATCACAATAACCAATTTTCATTATctaagcagagaaaaacaaaaagcattagTGATCTAGTCCCACGCCTTAGGAGTTCAAGGTGAAAAATCTCTGTTTAGAAAGAAACATCAACAAGCTGCACAGTTTATGCTTATGTTTGAAGATATGGCATAGACCAGCGTGGTGGAAGCGTTCTCTACTAGAGAAACTTCACAGGAACCACATCTGCTCCTCCTGCTAGGAAGGCACTTACTTTTTTTCACAGCTAtttgcaaaaaggaaaacagttctgAATGGAGTAAGCCAAGCTGCACCTTCCTTATGTCTCCCCTATCCCAAGAACCTCCTCCAGAACAACATACCATTACGTTCTCCGTCCTTCTGTCTTTATGAAAAAAGCTATGACTTCTTCTCTGAGTAGAAACCAGTGAAACCTCTgttctgtctgctttttctgaaCTCTGCTTGGTCCACTCTTTCCTAGAAGCCTGTTAAAATAAAGTTATAGACATTGTTAataaaacatgcacacacatatgtaCATACGTAAAATGCCcttttgaatgaaaacagagaaagctcaaaacaaactgcaaaatgggaaaacatCATCGCCACGAATACCCAACAGGCTATGCATTACATGAATTAGCCTGTCACTGTTAGGGGCAACCACTTGCATTTCACCAACATCAATACCAGCAAGTGAAGTTTCAGATGAGGGCAactcaaagaaaaaagcttccttcagaaaagcaaaatgaatacaAGAACTCTGAAAAGATCAACACTGACAGCTTACAAACCCAAGCTAGTTCTTTTCGAACAAAGCTGCAGTTTGCAATTTAACATCCTAGTGTTCAAAGCATTAATAAAACATGTAcgcattttaaagctttttcaaGCTCTCCATAGAAATATCCATAAGTATTTGTGCATTTGAAACAAAACCTAGTACAATACAGATTCCACAAGGAAACAGACCCCAAAAGAAAATTAGATCTACTGAAAAGTTCACATCTGCTCACTTGCAACAAAGTCACACCTAGCACTCAGAAGCTATATAGAGACATAATTAaatcttttccttgctttcatttttagttaCAGGAAACACTTGGGTACCATTTGGCAATACCTTTTTATCCTCGTGGAAGAAAGCTTCTGACTGCGGTGACAGCTTGTTTTTCCACCCATTATCCACACTTTCCAAGGGGAAGCTTTGCCTGGAGCGGTACTGATCCTTTCTTCCCCTTACTTCTTGCGTGAGCGGTAGATTGTCTTTTCCTTGGTGGCTCTTTTCTGAGTAGGATCGTCTCAAATCTGGGGGTGCACTTCCTAAACCAGACGTGTAGTTCTTCcaatcttttgttttgcttttcacctTGGAAGAGTCATTGTCACCCACCACCTTATTTGCATCATCTTTGTCCTTTATTATAGAGATTCTTGCTACGTTTTTGCTCCAATCACCTTCTGGAGACACCTCTGAGAGCTGTTCTTTTGTGACCAACCTCTTCTGTAAAAGCCCATCGTCAGCCTTTATGGACAGCTTGGAAGCAAAATTAACTTCCAACTTCTGGTCTGCAACTGCACTTACAGGCTGCACCTTGTCAATTACAAATTTTGAACTTTGGTTCCTGGAAGCTAAGTTCACATCTTGATCTTCATCAATgatgaatgttttctttgctgtgaaCTCCGCAGGAGAATTCAGAAACTTATCTGAAAACACGCTGCTTGTATTTCCCCAGTAAGGGGGGCTGAACTTTCTGTCTTTGGACTTCTGTTTATCAAACTCAGGGCCACTGGAATCcaatttctctttgttcttttcatttgcaattAATTTCTCTGGCCTGTGGGACTTTTCTGCACAGTCACCTTGCTTGTTACTAACAGAATACTGATCCTTCCACTCTTTCCAGTGATAGGAAGTTGTCTTATCTGagacatttcttttgttctttgctttgttcCTACTGAATGAACTGTGCTCTTCAGAGAACTTGTCTTGAAGATTACCGGCCCTCTTACTTACTGATTCTTCTTTATATTCTGCCATAAGGGCATCAATATCAAGAATTTGGGATCTGTAGCCATCCTCAGCCTTCCTTCCAGATAAACCATAATTATTTTCACTGCTCTTCTGCGTGTCTAGTTCACTGTCTTTGTGTAACTGTGCAAAATGCAGAGGGGATCTGAGTTCATGGTAAGAGGAGACTTTTCTTCTGCTACTTTTGAGATCAGTTTGAGCTGTATTTCCCAGttcctgttttaaaagcaaagcatcaACATCTATGATTTTCTCCTTAGAGTGATCCAGGCCTCTTTCATAATACTTTTGGTTATCCTTCCCAGATACATCTAAGTTACCAAACGCACTGTTTTTGGAAGAAGCATCATCTTTGTCTTCCTCTTTGATCCAATCCTTTTTGACATATACTTCTCGTGACTCTTCCCTACAATTTGTACCTGttgtatttttatctgtttgctGTAATAAAGGTTTGGACCTTCCAGAAAAAGCAGGATCCAGATTAATTGCTCCTCCGTCACTCGAGCTAGAAATTTTACTAGTTACACTTGCACTAGGAGTACCCacaaagcttttctcttttctgataCCAGGAATCTGGTAAGTTACTGCAAAATAAGTTGCCTTTGGTTCAGAGCTAGAACTCTGTTTTTTCAAGTACTCATCAGAACTGCCAACAACAGTTTGGTTTGCCTCACTTCCTTCCACCTGTTCTttgctacttttctttttaactgaacCTTCTTCCAAGTGCAATGGATCTGTCCGACTCAGCCTGTTTGTATTTTCAGGTGTGAACCAGCCAACTTCTTCTGCCTTGGTAGAATCATAAGGCAAGgtcttccttctccatctttcaGAGATCTTCAAGTCAGAAACACTACTTCTGGTTCTCCTGACTTTTTCTTCCGGATCCACTACTTTTAttactttgttcttttctctgttttcaggagCTGTAATATCTAAGCTGAAGTCTTGTTCTTTGCGGTTTGAGTCCAGACTTCTCCTTAAAGCAAAGGCTCTAGATTCCTCTTTCACATCGGGATTGTGGCTACTGGAAGACCTACATAATTGTCCACTTAAAAGCACTGAAGAAGATTGGACCCCATACTTCTTTACATTGGTTGAAATAACTTCATGACCAAAGCTGGTTCCAAATTCATAGTCTGTTCCTCCTCGTCTAAAACTCCTTTGCTCAGAGGAGCGTTTGATCATATCAGACCTCCCTGTTTCATCCATGGAGGAGACTTcgctcttttcatttttaatttcagaatgtagcttgcttattttttcatttgttcccAAGCACTTACTTTTGTTTATAGAACAAGGTATTTTCTCAGCTATTAATATTGGATCAGTTTCAGTTTTATCAGAGTCTTTTCTCTGTTCAGATAAAGTGCATTCACTGGAGAAATAATCGTTATGTTCTCTAAAAGCAGACCTGCTCGGAAAAGCTTTTACATCTTTAGAATCTGAAATAACATTACCTTCTTTCAAGTAGTCACTTGTTCTGTTTACCCTAGCTGACTGATCAGTGTGTAAAACATCCCCATCGCTTCTCTGCTCTTTCACAGATGATTTTCTAGTTCTAAGTGTCATGGCCTTTTTTTCAGGAGCCATCGTAATGGCTTCACTAAGAGCTCTCTCACCACACATCTGAAAGACTTCATATCTCGGCTCAAtcctttggaaaataaaagactCCTCTGCATTTTTTGGAGtggatttttcacttttctcaaCTGAAggtttttctaataaaattcCAGGAGTCATTTTCTTGCCATCACTTGAACAAGCTGGTTTTCCACTTTTTTCTAGGTCAGCTATATGCTTCGATGAATCAGATTGACTGTAATGATCCTTCTTTACACTAGTGGTCTCCTCCGCTTCTCCCATCCACGACCTCCTGTTATGCCCCACCACATCATGCTTTGCTTCAAGTTCGTTATTCATTTTCAGTGGAGGACCAGTTCCAGGACGATCATCAGCAACGTTGTGCCTCTGAACATTATGGTCAAACATGGTGGCTCGGACAGTTTTAATGTAGGTCTTTTCCATAACTGtggttggttttaattttttttcgAAGTTGCTTGTGAACGAGACAGAATTTTCGTTTTGCTGAGAAAAATGCTGGCTATCTCCAAGGAAGCTTCCCTTTGTCTCTGCCTGatcagttttgtttgttatttttaaaatctgccgGGGTTTCCATGGGTTCCCAGTAGCATGTGCCTCAGTGAAATCTGTGCTATGAGCAAGCGTGATCTCCTTACTCTGGAACTAGAAAAACCCAACAGTTAACATTGTTACacatcttttaaacaaaataagtaACACCTACTCTGTGCAACACAGCCTGCACAAGTTAACAACATCCCTGTTTCTAAACACAAAATTCATTGAGATACAGGTGATCCAAGCAGCACTGTGCAGCTCCAGTCTGTATTTAGATTACAATCACCTCAATGCTTTACTTTCACTTTTagatcaagaaaagaaagaacatatGAAGCGCCGATACATGAGACATGCATGATTCTGAGTTCCTGAGCTCAGATTTCTCAAGACATTTTAATCCGCAGTAAATGCACACCCACACCACACTCCAGAGAAGACAACACATGCAAAACTAGTACAAGACTTTAAAAGGTTCATAACCCAGCTACCACAGAATCAGTTATGCTGCAGGCCCTGCAGAAATTCAGACCTGGaagcaaagcacagaacagcacCACAGGACACAGGCACCTGGAGAGGAAGTCTGAATTCCTGGGAGACAACAAATGTACTTTCACTACGTTTTgttgaaactgttttttcagaTATAGGTGTTCACTAAGCAGTGACATGGTCAGTAACTGCAAGGGATATGAGGAGCTGAGTAACTACGGCTGGAGCTGCTTAGGTGTGATGAGTGCTAAGGCAGGAAAGAGTTAAAGGGGAAGTGGGAATTGACTTTTTGTTGCCAATTCTTTACAATTATCTACTTTCCAGAAATATAACTAGCATCCTGAAATCTGTTTCTCTTAATAACATTCACTGAAGAAACAGCACATAAACAATAAAGAATCAAAAACCACTGCCTGATCCTACAAGGGTTCACtcctttttcaaattaaaatttataaaatatggAATTGACTTAAGAGTCTCTTAAAAAAAGCACATCCCGCAACTGAAGAATGACAGAAAATTAACACTAAAGAAGTTTATAAATAATGATTTATTCTAAATCTGATACGTATTCTTCTAGGCAGAGCAAGGGAATGTTTTAGTCCTACTTTAATAATCTGATTCTGAAAACAGTACTTCCACCATTAatggaagattttctttttaaaataaatttatcctctttaaaataaaaattaatctaCAGAGACTTTCTGATCAAGCTGCTAGTTTCTTTATCACTCCTGTCTTAAACCtaggcagaagaaaaaacacagccacGGGAACTCCCAAGAAATATCCACAAAACAACATTAAATCTCTGATACTACAAAGTGTTAGCAGAGAAACTGTTTTGAAACACCGAAGTGTTACTTAGAAACAGGAATAGCCTCACAGCTTTTACAGCAAATGGAACTTTCTGTACAGTACTTTATTGTCAAAACTTCTAAGTTACATGTTACTTAGGAGATTGACATGAAACATACAGCAGGTAATAAGGAACTGTGACTTGGATGTGGAAATTCACTAAGCTAATGCTAGGCTTAGCGAAAATAATCACTGCACAGAACCACAACAGCCATAGTCTATTCACTACGGGTTTTTGTATGTTATAAGTCCCACTGAAATagcatacaaaatatttttcactctaTACCATTACATGCATTTctactgggtctggctgggatggagttaaccttccctgcagcacgcacacttaactttttaaaaactcaaCACAGACAAAATACTCCCGTACTTTAGCAACCTGTCTCCTCAAGTGCCTAAAGATAGAATTACACAGATAAACCTATTAGGATTACGCCATTCTTAATACCCTCTATGCTCACTTTAAAGTCATCAATTGGTAAA is part of the Anser cygnoides isolate HZ-2024a breed goose chromosome 17, Taihu_goose_T2T_genome, whole genome shotgun sequence genome and harbors:
- the KIAA1671 gene encoding uncharacterized protein KIAA1671 homolog isoform X2, with translation MATRVEINSTLASLTTVPDLKEIRNEDKSQRVYVSVLSDVTSKTKESSASLTLEDKNKFGSTSRSATMPSLGSRPRLFPKPFSKDTSSDTFANVKPPVPAFRSSSLIRKPNEETTSVKVLGGNVPPLVDQKVIENESKAGGEVVTNMTFYTGPSANTVILFEAAGAEQSKVSLAQGKTAADDHRVFSTMQTKELQSNANLEKPFQPPETSRNPEGSLPRQTSVSSSIRLVSWNSLKTGEKKDAYEDHPGEKNNKVDFSTDLQQRPKHRPVSAIFLESLKDQKHRPVEAPEEKSPTEKSWVRRPRPLSMDLTAKFELKDLSSCKKTCSSHESKENVLITSFTDKGCHDLSEMGPKPEEVEFNKGSSSKINLKCGSQDTGILNNGKYIWETKHKSKSEQIETKPGVVTNLHGSEKSFEATIESRANRDGKKFDQKETSVFLGSESPAASSEKENSIIRGSVKKHISLFTSENPNSSIDTEPLPSAAERENRCMNVQQRIKELTTENTDAKPGNLRRSLQSRPLSADLTKMFSSPTSSSEAKTEKPADIRNGSVNETQEHQKSKEITLAHSTDFTEAHATGNPWKPRQILKITNKTDQAETKGSFLGDSQHFSQQNENSVSFTSNFEKKLKPTTVMEKTYIKTVRATMFDHNVQRHNVADDRPGTGPPLKMNNELEAKHDVVGHNRRSWMGEAEETTSVKKDHYSQSDSSKHIADLEKSGKPACSSDGKKMTPGILLEKPSVEKSEKSTPKNAEESFIFQRIEPRYEVFQMCGERALSEAITMAPEKKAMTLRTRKSSVKEQRSDGDVLHTDQSARVNRTSDYLKEGNVISDSKDVKAFPSRSAFREHNDYFSSECTLSEQRKDSDKTETDPILIAEKIPCSINKSKCLGTNEKISKLHSEIKNEKSEVSSMDETGRSDMIKRSSEQRSFRRGGTDYEFGTSFGHEVISTNVKKYGVQSSSVLLSGQLCRSSSSHNPDVKEESRAFALRRSLDSNRKEQDFSLDITAPENREKNKVIKVVDPEEKVRRTRSSVSDLKISERWRRKTLPYDSTKAEEVGWFTPENTNRLSRTDPLHLEEGSVKKKSSKEQVEGSEANQTVVGSSDEYLKKQSSSSEPKATYFAVTYQIPGIRKEKSFVGTPSASVTSKISSSSDGGAINLDPAFSGRSKPLLQQTDKNTTGTNCREESREVYVKKDWIKEEDKDDASSKNSAFGNLDVSGKDNQKYYERGLDHSKEKIIDVDALLLKQELGNTAQTDLKSSRRKVSSYHELRSPLHFAQLHKDSELDTQKSSENNYGLSGRKAEDGYRSQILDIDALMAEYKEESVSKRAGNLQDKFSEEHSSFSRNKAKNKRNVSDKTTSYHWKEWKDQYSVSNKQGDCAEKSHRPEKLIANEKNKEKLDSSGPEFDKQKSKDRKFSPPYWGNTSSVFSDKFLNSPAEFTAKKTFIIDEDQDVNLASRNQSSKFVIDKVQPVSAVADQKLEVNFASKLSIKADDGLLQKRLVTKEQLSEVSPEGDWSKNVARISIIKDKDDANKVVGDNDSSKVKSKTKDWKNYTSGLGSAPPDLRRSYSEKSHQGKDNLPLTQEVRGRKDQYRSRQSFPLESVDNGWKNKLSPQSEAFFHEDKKASRKEWTKQSSEKADRTEVSLVSTQRRSHSFFHKDRRTENVMDQLKQCFSRQPPEAKDTDTLVQEPDSQYGTWNEQRRSGDSFVPESPSSENDVISTRKQPPNSQPSSLSSQTEPASLVDHHDFSKDQRSTSLDRSSTDMDSTDGTDLPPPGDTYPDEKTTDFSFIDQTTILDSSALKTRVQLSKKRRHRAPISHSLRRSRGLEFENRFSLTEESDSTWMFKDSTEEKKTMQQEDSDEEEKTQRAGRLSSVPAQRLPIFPGMDHSVLKAQLRKRHESESPGELGSAQPFKSPKSQLGTPGSRILPSSVEKEDRSEEKSPQWLKELKSKKRQSHYENQV
- the KIAA1671 gene encoding uncharacterized protein KIAA1671 homolog isoform X3, with product MATRVEINSTLASLTTVPDLKEIRNEDKSQRVYVSVLSDVTSKTKESSASLTLEDKNKFGSTSRSATMPSLGSRPRLFPKPFSKDTSSDTFANVKPPVPAFRSSSLIRKPNEETTSVKVLGGNVPPLVDQKVIENESKAGGEVVTNMTFYTGPSANTVILFEAAGAEQSKVSLAQGKTAADDHRVFSTMQTKELQSNANLEKPFQPPETSRNPEGSLPRQTSVSSSIRLVSWNSLKTGEKKDAYEDHPGEKNNKVDFSTDLQQRPKHRPVSAIFLESLKDQKHRPVEAPEEKSPTEKSWVRRPRPLSMDLTAKFELKDLSSCKKTCSSHESKENVLITSFTDKGCHDLSEMGPKPEEVEFNKGSSSKINLKCGSQDTGILNNGKYIWETKHKSKSEQIETKPGVVTNLHGSEKSFEATIESRANRDGKKFDQKETSVFLGSESPAASSEKENSIIRGSVKKHISLFTSENPNSSIDTEPLPSAAERENRCMNVQQRIKELTTENTDAKPGNLRRSLQSRPLSADLTKMFSSPTSSSEAKTEKPADIRNGSVNETQEHQKFQSKEITLAHSTDFTEAHATGNPWKPRQILKITNKTDQAETKGSFLGDSQHFSQQNENSVSFTSNFEKKLKPTTVMEKTYIKTVRATMFDHNVQRHNVADDRPGTGPPLKMNNELEAKHDVVGHNRRSWMGEAEETTSVKKDHYSQSDSSKHIADLEKSGKPACSSDGKKMTPGILLEKPSVEKSEKSTPKNAEESFIFQRIEPRYEVFQMCGERALSEAITMAPEKKAMTLRTRKSSVKEQRSDGDVLHTDQSARVNRTSDYLKEGNVISDSKDVKAFPSRSAFREHNDYFSSECTLSEQRKDSDKTETDPILIAEKIPCSINKSKCLGTNEKISKLHSEIKNEKSEVSSMDETGRSDMIKRSSEQRSFRRGGTDYEFGTSFGHEVISTNVKKYGVQSSSVLLSGQLCRSSSSHNPDVKEESRAFALRRSLDSNRKEQDFSLDITAPENREKNKVIKVVDPEEKVRRTRSSVSDLKISERWRRKTLPYDSTKAEEVGWFTPENTNRLSRTDPLHLEEGSVKKKSSKEQVEGSEANQTVVGSSDEYLKKQSSSSEPKATYFAVTYQIPGIRKEKSFVGTPSASVTSKISSSSDGGAINLDPAFSGRSKPLLQQTDKNTTGTNCREESREVYVKKDWIKEEDKDDASSKNSAFGNLDVSGKDNQKYYERGLDHSKEKIIDVDALLLKQELGNTAQTDLKSSRRKVSSYHELRSPLHFAQLHKDSELDTQKSSENNYGLSGRKAEDGYRSQILDIDALMAEYKEESVSKRAGNLQDKFSEEHSSFSRNKAKNKRNVSDKTTSYHWKEWKDQYSVSNKQGDCAEKSHRPEKLIANEKNKEKLDSSGPEFDKQKSKDRKFSPPYWGNTSSVFSDKFLNSPAEFTAKKTFIIDEDQDVNLASRNQSSKFVIDKVQPVSAVADQKLEVNFASKLSIKADDGLLQKRLVTKEQLSEVSPEGDWSKNVARISIIKDKDDANKVVGDNDSSKVKSKTKDWKNYTSGLGSAPPDLRRSYSEKSHQGKDNLPLTQEVRGRKDQYRSRQSFPLESVDNGWKNKLSPQSEAFFHEDKKASRKEWTKQSSEKADRTEVSLVSTQRRSHSFFHKDRRTENVMLRDH
- the KIAA1671 gene encoding uncharacterized protein KIAA1671 homolog isoform X1 produces the protein MATRVEINSTLASLTTVPDLKEIRNEDKSQRVYVSVLSDVTSKTKESSASLTLEDKNKFGSTSRSATMPSLGSRPRLFPKPFSKDTSSDTFANVKPPVPAFRSSSLIRKPNEETTSVKVLGGNVPPLVDQKVIENESKAGGEVVTNMTFYTGPSANTVILFEAAGAEQSKVSLAQGKTAADDHRVFSTMQTKELQSNANLEKPFQPPETSRNPEGSLPRQTSVSSSIRLVSWNSLKTGEKKDAYEDHPGEKNNKVDFSTDLQQRPKHRPVSAIFLESLKDQKHRPVEAPEEKSPTEKSWVRRPRPLSMDLTAKFELKDLSSCKKTCSSHESKENVLITSFTDKGCHDLSEMGPKPEEVEFNKGSSSKINLKCGSQDTGILNNGKYIWETKHKSKSEQIETKPGVVTNLHGSEKSFEATIESRANRDGKKFDQKETSVFLGSESPAASSEKENSIIRGSVKKHISLFTSENPNSSIDTEPLPSAAERENRCMNVQQRIKELTTENTDAKPGNLRRSLQSRPLSADLTKMFSSPTSSSEAKTEKPADIRNGSVNETQEHQKFQSKEITLAHSTDFTEAHATGNPWKPRQILKITNKTDQAETKGSFLGDSQHFSQQNENSVSFTSNFEKKLKPTTVMEKTYIKTVRATMFDHNVQRHNVADDRPGTGPPLKMNNELEAKHDVVGHNRRSWMGEAEETTSVKKDHYSQSDSSKHIADLEKSGKPACSSDGKKMTPGILLEKPSVEKSEKSTPKNAEESFIFQRIEPRYEVFQMCGERALSEAITMAPEKKAMTLRTRKSSVKEQRSDGDVLHTDQSARVNRTSDYLKEGNVISDSKDVKAFPSRSAFREHNDYFSSECTLSEQRKDSDKTETDPILIAEKIPCSINKSKCLGTNEKISKLHSEIKNEKSEVSSMDETGRSDMIKRSSEQRSFRRGGTDYEFGTSFGHEVISTNVKKYGVQSSSVLLSGQLCRSSSSHNPDVKEESRAFALRRSLDSNRKEQDFSLDITAPENREKNKVIKVVDPEEKVRRTRSSVSDLKISERWRRKTLPYDSTKAEEVGWFTPENTNRLSRTDPLHLEEGSVKKKSSKEQVEGSEANQTVVGSSDEYLKKQSSSSEPKATYFAVTYQIPGIRKEKSFVGTPSASVTSKISSSSDGGAINLDPAFSGRSKPLLQQTDKNTTGTNCREESREVYVKKDWIKEEDKDDASSKNSAFGNLDVSGKDNQKYYERGLDHSKEKIIDVDALLLKQELGNTAQTDLKSSRRKVSSYHELRSPLHFAQLHKDSELDTQKSSENNYGLSGRKAEDGYRSQILDIDALMAEYKEESVSKRAGNLQDKFSEEHSSFSRNKAKNKRNVSDKTTSYHWKEWKDQYSVSNKQGDCAEKSHRPEKLIANEKNKEKLDSSGPEFDKQKSKDRKFSPPYWGNTSSVFSDKFLNSPAEFTAKKTFIIDEDQDVNLASRNQSSKFVIDKVQPVSAVADQKLEVNFASKLSIKADDGLLQKRLVTKEQLSEVSPEGDWSKNVARISIIKDKDDANKVVGDNDSSKVKSKTKDWKNYTSGLGSAPPDLRRSYSEKSHQGKDNLPLTQEVRGRKDQYRSRQSFPLESVDNGWKNKLSPQSEAFFHEDKKASRKEWTKQSSEKADRTEVSLVSTQRRSHSFFHKDRRTENVMDQLKQCFSRQPPEAKDTDTLVQEPDSQYGTWNEQRRSGDSFVPESPSSENDVISTRKQPPNSQPSSLSSQTEPASLVDHHDFSKDQRSTSLDRSSTDMDSTDGTDLPPPGDTYPDEKTTDFSFIDQTTILDSSALKTRVQLSKKRRHRAPISHSLRRSRGLEFENRFSLTEESDSTWMFKDSTEEKKTMQQEDSDEEEKTQRAGRLSSVPAQRLPIFPGMDHSVLKAQLRKRHESESPGELGSAQPFKSPKSQLGTPGSRILPSSVEKEDRSEEKSPQWLKELKSKKRQSHYENQV